A window of Heteronotia binoei isolate CCM8104 ecotype False Entrance Well chromosome 17, APGP_CSIRO_Hbin_v1, whole genome shotgun sequence genomic DNA:
ACCCCcacccccatacttgcttctgggctccatggttcaaaccctctgtgagaattttgctgaactctaagactggacaaacgttctaatattttcccccacgaaaacaaaaagggaaaataataaaaacctatcaagcagacagatggatcttcctcatgccactgcgaccacagaggagaaagtgatttcaaaagtatgatgggagtaaggttttattatgaccattctaattcaagaatagggctgccaagctcctggacCAGGTGGGGGTTGCCCCGCCGCAGagattcccaacccaccggcccacattgggccggcaagGAGGATCCACCCCTGATGTCGCTGGCACTATGttagtgacgtcatcgtgccagcgatgttgcacgccagctgctctaggagcttccaggaaaactctatggttttcccagacgctctagcagtttgggagggaagactctatggtacctattgtatcatagatGACGTGACGCCAGTTCACCGCTGGAGGTTGCaggggactcggcaaccctattcaagaagcattttaaggtagaaacTACCGTGAAACAAGGGCACAAGTACGACCTTGTTGCTAttctggactgctggctgcacatATAAAGAGACGTTGAACTGCTATTGAACTGATTTGACATCAACTATTAATTTTCATTTCACTTGGACTTTCCTGATATGAACTGGCATTGAGTTGCCAAAAAAATGGAGCTAGTTTCCTGGTGAATATGTTCACCAATGAGAAATTTACAATATATGATATTTATTATTGTTATAATTTTTCTGTATTTTTGTTCTTTTTGAGGCTGGCTTTCATAGGAGCGTTGTGCTTTGTATTCCCCtgtccacctggaagttggcagccttaTAGCTTGCATTTCACCAGTTTTCCTTGCACTTTCTTTGCACTTTCCCAGATGGGCCCAGGCTCAACAGCCCCCAACAAGCTTCCACGTGTCGGCGTGAGGACAATGACCTCTGGTGCACTTGTTCTTTGCACTCCTGGCCTCCACCCCGGATCCAGTGGCGAGTGGATGGGGAGACCATCAACCAGAGCATCCCCAGACAGGCACCGTGGGTCACTTTCGAAGCCCAGGGGAATCAGCTCACCAGCATCCTCAACTGGACTGGGACTCAGAACGGGGACCACAACATCATCTGTTTTGCGACCAATCCTTCCGGGGCCCACACCCTTCAGTTTGTTCTCAGTTCCTCCACAACAAGTGAGTCTCTCTCTATCCCagacccggggctttttttgagccagaacacacAGAAACagcgttccagctggcttggtatcagggggtgtagcctgatctgcaaattagctcctgctgggcttttccctcaaaaaaaccctgtgtgaaacaatggtgatgtcagggggtgtggtctaatatgcaaatgagttcctgtgccCAGATAATTTAGCCTaaccactatttttttttaaaaaaaaaacaagcaaggaaagaaagaaagaaaagttggAGCCTAACCCTGATTCAGAAAACCCTCCTGCGCTCCTCTTCTTACAGTGCAGATGCTCACGAGGCAGCCAGTCATGTTCCCAAGAGGCTAACCCTGTAAGCTCCCAGGATGAGCACTCACAAAAACCAGACTGTTGCCTGTAAAATAATATTAAACTTattcaaaagatataaataagggggggggaaatgattgCCGACACATTACTCAAAAATCATGCAGGACAGAAAATAACAAAGCTAGCTGTCCAGAACTGAATTAAATGGCACCAACCATAGAGTTTCTTCTCAAATTCTTAGAGGGCCCCCCATGTGACatacccagcatgatgatgtcactttctgagtagcatcatcatgccaggcacgtcGGGCGTGATGGAGCTCCTTGGGGGGtggcaggttggggcccccaaaaccaggggaaaccccacccccagtgggaggaagaagactgcagatctataccccgcccttctctctgaatcagagactcagagcgacttacaatctcctgacctatgtcttcttcccccacaacagacaccctgaggagggtggggctgagagggttctcacaccagctgccctttcaagggcaactccagcgatagctatggctgacccaaggccattccagcaggtgcaagtggaggagtggggaatcaagcccagttctcccagataacagtctgcacacttaaccactataccaaacaggctgggaaccctaactgTAATAGGTCCtacagggccctgtgggaccctgttctaccaggccggggccagggcagagaaaaCCTTGGCCCTTGTTGAGGCTAAACGAATGTCTTTTGGGCCCAGGATTACCCACTGAGCGTAAAGCTTTTTGGGACAGATATGGGGAGAGTTGGTCCCTGACAGCATAAGGCTTTGAAGTTCATTAACAGTACCATAATCTTGAATGAGATCCGGTACttcattggcagccagtgcagttggcataACACTGGATGAATGCATGCCCACACAGATGCTGCAGTCAATAGGTGTGctgtgctgccacattttgcagcAACTCCAGTTTCCAGATCAGGTtcgagggcagccccatgtagagtgaggtacagtaatctaacctagaagtgaccattgcatggatcgctgtagcCAAATCCCCAGGGCCGTCCAtaccagtaggcaaactaggtgattgcctagggcgccagctttCTGGAGGTCCCGAATTGGGtgctcccatgtgacttggtgatgttatcagtgcagaagggggcaccagaagttagccttgcctagggtgccagacagtctagggccaggcCTGCAAATTCTGAGAGGAGAGATAGGAAGCCAGTTGTCCAGCTACAGATGGACAGATATTATGAAGCCAGAGCAGGGAGAAGAACTTGGCCTGTTGGGTTCTgcctcagtttcttccagcctcATTTTTACCATTGCAGGAGCTCATCCCAACATCCTGATCTCTGCTTTCTGTGGGCCTTTGATCACAGCCAGCCTCTTCTTGCTAGGAATGTGCCTGATTCGGTGAGTTATTTTCCCTCTGCTTTTCTATACTTGCTCTCTACCCACCAGCCCAGTTCCAAGCAGTTCCTACCCTCCActgtctagctcaggggtggccaaactgtggcttggaagccacacgtggctctttcacacatactgtgtggctctcaaagctcccactgccccatcagctggcttgaagaaggcatttctctttaaattacttcttcaagacaagccagctggcaacctggagaatgcattttaaagttgttttctttccaactctcccttccccatctattttcctccctccctccctcaaaacaTTTGAcatggtggctctcaaacatctgacatttattctatatggctcttatgttaagcaagtttggccacccctgatctagcttaTCTCTGTGTTCTGATGGAATTTACTTTTAGGCTTTTGAAGCATAGGAAAGTTCCATCCCCTTCCAAAGGCCAACAGACAGCTGACGAAGCCAGCGAAGTCTACAGCAATGTCATGCTCAGGGAAGGCGTTGCACACAGCTGTGTCCTCCAGGATCCCGTTGGCCGATACAGCGGGCTTTACTGCAACATGCAGCCCCAGGAAAGCATCACATACAGCTGTGTCCTGGAGTGAAAGAGAACCAACATCTGGAGTGAAAGTAAATGTACAGAAGGGATCCAAAGGCACGCCACCCAAAATCATGCATTTTTATTTCAGGATTAATATTCCCCTGTTGATTTTGCACTCATGGCTGAAAATGCAGATTGAGCAGCAACTGTTCTAATTATTGAATGACTGTTAAAATCACACTTTTAGGCAATGCTGATATGGCGGTATAGGTTTGCTCcagcctgcaggccctgttctgcCCTATCTTTTTAGGTTTTTCTCAgtacctggagaggcttttctttcactCTCGGGTAGCTCACCACCggcgtttcctctaagctgttagtgtgagctagctcacagtttcttaacTCCTgactcacacttttttgtcttagctcaggagaaatagccacagagcaaactaatttatgcagttgctcacaactatAATGACAGTAgttcacaatgtagaatttttgctcacaagactccacaacttagagggaacattgctcaccacCCCCACTTGACCTTTGtatggaattgcccactgggagggtcaggacttccAACTTCCTTTCcatgttctgaggccttgcctctgtgtctcctgctgcccagcacctggttaccATGGGGACAATTTGGTGCCTACATGCCCCTAGAGGAatggccacttgccaactgcctgccgtcatcctggcactccttttaaaatagcatgtccaagatggcggggatctgtgtggtacagagaactcccagcatcaaaagttataaattatttattaaaagaaaatgttcacaagcctTCTTTTCGCCCAGCTCCAGATTGGGCAAGGGATTCTAAAACAGATGGGTAAATCTAAAACAAATGGGCAAATCCTCAGTCCTTTTCTCTATACATGCCTTATTcagggatgaaattctagcaggagctcctgtgcatattagactacacacccctgatgtagccaatcctccaagagcttacaaggctcttttttgtaagctcttggaggattggctacatcaggggggaggtggcctaatatgcaaaggagctcctgctagaattccactcctggcctGATCCCATTTTAAAATAGGCCATGCTCTTTTTGCTTAGGATGTTAAAGATCCCTATGGAGTTACCACTGCCTTGAAGCTGGCTCCAGCTCTTGAGGTGAGCACATGGTCTGGGCGGAGGATGGCCTCGTCTCATTGACTCTGCTCCTAAGGGCAAGAGCTGCTTCCTGCTGCGAGGAGTTTTTATTGTATCTGTTTCTCcaccagggctggtcctgccacaagacaaactaggcatttgcctggtgtcaggggtgtagcttaattagcaaatgaatccctgctggaccttttctacaccccccccccgtgcgcgacgatggtgctgtcagggggtgtggtctaatatgcaaatgagttcccgctgggctttttctacaagaaaagccctgaaaaaaagTTAAGGGATATCTTTTAACTGTTTCTCTTATTTGTTTGAAAATATATCAAAACAATGATACATTGTTTTagaccaggggcgtcaaacatatGGCTCGGGTGATGAATCAGGTCCCCTgagggcccctatcaggcccgcaagcaactcatcacaacttgctttgccaggcttgctcaatcgcacaggagcaacagaacaaagctcctcccttggggaggaagtggggaaaggacagctagctttgccaggctctctcaatggcacagcagagctactgagccaagcctctcttctttctgttggctgaggctcagcaagtcagtgaggtggattaagctgagtgtgtgtgtgtgtgtcctttattaagtttatatctccctgacctggcattacattttatgacacacatggcccggcctgacaaggtcaagatctggccttcatagcaaacgaattcgacacccctgctttagaacatGTACAAAGAATGCTTAATTATCAAATAACGGTTGCCAACTTTGGTTTGAGAAATACGTGGAGAGTTTGGGGCAGATCCTGGGGAAGGGcaggttttgggaggggagtaggcttcccaatccccaggtcccagcgggggattccccggttttacaggcttccccagccagctggccggcgggggaagctcctcccccacagccaccctgtacctctagatcttgggcaggacctgcaaacaggtccagttttaaaatgtgtgtgtgtgtgcctttaaattggagcaggaagtacttcatggggaagggttagcaacagcagacctcgtgagagtgcagcccctctctttgttttgctttcctttcggacaagtgagtgtgtgtgtaaaagagcagcgtagcccctgtactttccagacctggttgtggaggcaccagagactcctgctttgttctgctgcttcagaccaacacggctgcccacttgcaccagagacagttaagcgtgtgtgtgagtgagagagagaaaacggggggaggggagggaactctattattccctatggagacttattctcataggaaatcatggagaattgatccgtgggtatctggggctctgggcgggggctattttttgaggttgaggcaccagatttgcagcatagcatccagtacctctccccaaaatacctcccaagtttcaaaaagattggaccaggcggttcaattctatgagtcccaaaagaaggtgcccctatccttcattatttcctatggagggaagggatttaaaagatgtgtggtccctttaaatgtgatggccggaactcccttgaagttcaattatgcttgtcacacccttgctcctggctccgcccccaaagtctcctggctccacccccaaagtccccagatatttcttgaattggacttggcaaccctagaggggagggacctgagcagatataatgccatagagcccaccctctaaagcagccattttctccagaggaactgatcttagtTTCCTGGAGATCCACGGTAagagagggagatctccaggtgccaccttggggctggcaaccctacaatttaTCAAAAGTCTTCGAAAACGCTGCTAGGAGCGTAGAATGTTCTAAcaaacaaggcttttttggtagcaggaactcctttgcatattaggccacacacagccctgatgtggccaatcctccaagagcgtacagtaggccctgtaagaagagctttgtaagctcttggaggattggctacatcagaggtgtgtggtctaatatgcaaaggagctcctgctacaaaaaagggtcCTGCTAACAAATATTGTggatggtgcagagtggtcacctgcagtactgtagtccaagctctgctcatgacctatgttcaatcccagcagaagctgggttcaagtagctgtctcaaggttgactcagccttccatccttctgaggttggaaaatgagtaccgagcttgctgggggtaaagcgtagatgaccggggaaggcaaaacaacaataataacaacagcTTCTGTTCTCTCTCTGCATTTATCTAAGTCAAAAGCAGCCGGGAAATGTTTTCAAGTCACAATTTATTTCTGTGCACCAGCGGTACATTGTTATATATGTAAAATAAAACCATGATTTCTCTAGAAAGAAAGTAATTGAAAAGGAAAATGTCAAATAAGTGCAGTGTCTTGCATGAATATACATTTTACCAGGCTCCAAGGAGCTCCATTGTCTGTAATTTATTAACAGATAAAAATGCAGGCAAATTTAAAACCAGTCCCTTGGAAGCTGTTTATTTACAACATTTGCATTTCATTTTTCTGCTCAGGGCCACCAAAGTAGCTAACAGCATAAattaaaaagagaaatacacAATGAACAAACTGGAACACCAAAACTCAAAAATACACATATAAAAGAGAAAACTGCTtcaaactagagttgccaggactcttggcaatcagcaggaggtggggggggggcacttaccTGGTGTGGGGAGAGGCCCAGgcatgcaccagaagtgatgtcctcATGTCATGACATcgtggtgacactctggtatctAGGCAAAAACCCTGTGGCAGCAATGGCTTCTCCTattagagtttttgcccaaataccaaagcatcACTGTGACGTTGCCAGTGTTTTGGCAAAAGTGATATTACAATGTCACCAGTGATGTGGCAGCAACAGGCCGGCAGCCCTACTTCAAACTTCAAACCCTGAggtggagcagctgccagggtccaTGGCTGCTGGTGAGGCCCCCTACTAATGACTCCCTACTCAGGTATCTCCTACAATACCTGCACTCACACCTTCCCACTGCCTGTTTGTGAGAGTGCTTTGTCACCTGTGCTcccatctgtctgtccgtccgtctgtttgtctgtctatctttctatctatctatcatctagctagctagctatcttatccatccatccatccacccatccatccatccatccacccccccacccatccaccccccacccccccatctatccatccatccatctatcatctatcatctatccatctatccatctatccatctatccatctatctatccatctatctatctatctatctatctatctatctatctatctatctatctatctatctatctatctatctatctatctatccatctatccatctatccatctatccatccatccatccatccatccatccatccatccaccatcCTCCATCTTCCATcttccatccatcatccatccatcatccatccatccatccatccatccatccatccatccatccatcaagcACATTTGAAAAACGGTGTCCAATAGAACATCAAAACTCCATTAACAAGCAGGGCTTAGTAACAAGACCAGCGGTAGgaaagttgcaaataaaaatcatACACATTGTAGAAACTGTCCACTGACTTCCAAACACAATGACACATATGCAATATTTtaatggtataatggagactaTGGAAGAGGCATGGCTTGACAGGTGGAGTGTCATCTTCACCTTCAGAAGatccctggttcagtccctggcatctccagttaaagacaCTGGTAGCGGATGATGCGAAagtccctggagagcagctggagaccctggagagcagctgcccatCAGATAAGATTGGCTTTGGTCTGGATCAggataaggcagcatcatgtgaACCTGTGAAACAGCTAGTCTCCTAAAGTGTATATATGCCTTTCTtgtgcccaggggtcattttgtagaacaataggtggcagagttcattagcatatgctgcccccccccagccaaaagcaaccctatgcaagaaaggagagccctgggtgagtgaggcctgcttgggctggctagagattcagccagcccaagcaggcctcactcgcctgggactctcctgcccccccccaatcaaaaggccagcaagccacctgccacccaaaatcacataggaagtggaAAAGGGGtgctgtgggcttctccaggggttaatgagggctgctgggggcgtggcaaagccgctggtggctgcctggctgcccgctctcctaatccagattttgttatgcagctgcacctcctattcaatggacaaggtaggaggggaggaagagggggagccctcagaaaggttcaggagctgcgttcctgtgagctcctgctgaatctgagagcTGATTGTGCCTAAAGATTAATTGCCCCAATGACTTGTCTTAGACTGGATTCTTCTTGCATGGAGATTAGACTTCACGCTTTGCAGACTGAACAATTAGTCCCGTGGTTCCATATGGAGttcatggtggaaagtgccgtcaagtcacagccaacgtacagtgaccctgtaaggttttcaaggcaagagtcatggcctgcctctgcatggcaaccctggagttccttagtggtctcccatccaaatactgagcaGTACatttgttcttgaaagagcagcttctcagggagccctctcagccccgcctacctcacagggtgtctgttgtggagcaggaagataaaggagattgtaagctgctctgagactgatacagagagaagggttgGGTATAAAGCTACGGTCTTATTCTCTTCAAAGAGATGGCAGATGATTGCCCTCCTCCAAGTTGCTTTGGTTGTTGTTCAGGTGGCCTTCATCATCAGCACTGCCATCATCCTCAGGTGCGATGGAAATGCCCACAAAAGCTTTCTTCAGCAAAGCAAGAATGGACGTCTTACAGACTTGCTGGAATCTCTCCCCAACAAAGAGGTAGAGAACAGGGGTGACCCAGAAATTGAAGCACATGGTGATGAAAAGAATGACACGCAGAGTCAGACGTAATCTGTCGGGTCCTACCTTAAAGAGCAGTGAAGCATAGTAGAGATGGTAGGGAAGCCAGCAGACAAAGAAGGAGGCCACAGAAGCCACCAAGACACTGACAGGCTTCCTGTTCCTCACCAACTTTTTCTTCTTAATTTCCCGGCCCATCCCACAGTAGCAAGCCATGATAATGCAGAAGGGAATCAAGAAGGCTAGCAAAAACCGAACCAAAAAGAGAGTTAGGTGAAcgtgatccctcagggcttctaTTCCGGGATCTTCCCAGTCTCCAGAGAGAGCATAATTGTTGACACACTCGATCCTGCTCTTCTCTACTACTCGAGTCTCCCGGAATGCTAGGTAAGGAACACTCAAGATGAAGGAAGTCAACCACACTACTACGATCATTCTCTGTGCTCGGGAAATGGTGCGGTTATACTGGGACCAAACCGGGTGGTGGATGAGGAAGTAGCGGTCAAGGCTGACGATGGTAAGGAGAAAGATGGTGGTGAACATTCCCAGTGAACCAAAGAAGTTGACAGCTTTGCACATTACTATGCCAAAGACCCAGTGGAAGCCAAGGAGGCTGTAGACAGCGAGGAAAGGTATGTAAGAAGAAGAGACGACATAAGTGAGAATCAGGTGGAGGAACCACAAAGTATTCACTGTTCTCTTCATCTTCATCCCCAGTACCCATAGGCAGAGCCCATTGATCAATGTCCCCACGAGGAAGGACACCAAAATAAAGATGGCAACAGCCAGGTTCAAGGGACTTATGGCCACCAGGGAGTGAGTGGTGCTTATGATTGTGGTTGAGTCATTCTTCTCTGAGAGGACGGTCATGTTGGCTTTCTCCATAAGGTTCTAGAGGGAGATAAAAGAGAGAGTTAAGACTAAAGCTTATATTGTGTCAGGGCATAGAATATGCTAAAATTTCACCTTCCATACCActagacaggggtttttttgagctggaacacacaggaatgcgttctggcaggcttggtgtcagggggtgtggcctaatatgcagatgagttcctgcagggctttttctacataaaaaagcTCTGCCATTAGAATTACATGAGAATCCTCAGGCCTTGCAGAGAGAAGGCATGCTACATGCACTCCCCACTCCTgtggttacgtgtgcagactcttatctgggagaattggatttgattccccattcctccacttgtagctgctggaatagcctttggtcagctatagctcttacaagagctgtccttgaaagggcagcttctgtgagagctctctcagccccacccacctcacagggtgtctgttgtggggaaagaagatacagGACAGCGATGGTGAACCTTtcagagaccgagtgcccaaactgcaacccaaaacccacttatttatcgcaaagtgccaacacggcaatttaacttGAATACTGacgttttagtttagaaaaaacaactcatagtgacattaacaaactgaaagaacatttggtctggacagCATTTGTTTAGGAAACctacaaaatagtaacatgtcagaatgggggAATGATGATgggagtgtcataaggcaataaatggaggctgttcattgctctgttggttgcaagtctgggttaaactgagaacatgcctttcccagaggtgttcctgtccacctaatttatttttgaacatataacatacattataaacctcagtctagtttgccattaggacaAAAGAatccattaaaatatagtgtgtttagtaggagctggtggttagggtgtccaaatccgatctgggaggtcctgattcatatgcccactctgccctggcagcttgctgggaaaccttggaccagtaatatactctgagttaacccgcctcataggttcattgtgaggatagaagagaaggggagagtgtgtcaaaccacttcagtgtctttggggggaggaaggcaggggatacatgatgttagttcataaattaagttgatgaaaggagtcaactgatttatatggctaaatctgagtccagcagcatcttagagaacaagatttttgagagtcaaagctcctttaatcgagggagctctaatgctggaaagcttgtgccccctcccccaaatcttgttggtctctaaggtgctcttgggcttgaatctagttgttctactatggaccagcatggctacccttggaaacttcagagacagtctgaattgtattaactagaaagtctgatgtgagaaaggagggccagttttgtgtagaggttaagtgcatgaactcttatctgggagaactgggtttgattcctcactcctccactttcagctactggaatggccttggatcagccacagctatcgcagagctgtccttgaaagggcagcttctgggagagattctctcagcctcacctacctcacagggtgtctgttgtgggggaggaagataaaggagattgtgagctgctctgagaccctgagattcagagtgaagagtgggatataaatccaatagcttcttctttctttaaactaaaattgAAATCCTGTgcagagagtaggtgccacagtgctcattGTAGATTACTCcagagtaaccatggagagcaagcccaatgaggaaaggctaagagacttggggatattcagtctggagaagaggaggttgaggggggagacatgattgttcttttgaagtattagaagggctgtcacttagaggagggcagggagctgttcctgctggcagcagaggagaggactggcataggagaAACTTTTtaatagtaagagttgttcaacagtgcaatcaacctcctcattggcagtctttaagcagtggctggacaaatacTTGTCGAAGATGCTCTGAGAAACCAGAACAGCGATgtaacagttcaaaaacagcttatcagcagtttgccttatggtccctgtagcttgaaagagctctgctcagatactgctatcagaagcattgtatttgaaagcaaggaagcctgcagttgcttcctttccactcctaaaccagaggcgatcctggccactgtttctgccagattagtgggatccaacatttcctgtaataaacctaCATTCCTTCAAAAAAacatgcttgattcaaggtcctgatctctcctctccccccccccccatccccacacactgatgctctcttcttcccttcggcttggacTGTGCCACAAGAATTttgaaaccaggggatcccctgcccccacctggggattggcaaccttacacctGAGTGAGTGCTCCAACCTGGGAACCCACTGCCAAAGGGGGACGTTATATGCTGTCAGAAGTTGGCCTGTATCTCCTTTGAGTCTCCAGCACTGAATAGGAAGGTTCCAGAATGTATCTCGCATAGAGCAATGGAACATTTCAAGCCTCCACCAGACCTACCCTTTGTGGGGAATTTAGGGAGGAACTGGAAGAGATGGGAACAAAAACTGAAGCTGCGCCTTGAAGTTACAAAGGCTGGAAAAGAGTCTGAGGATTACAAAA
This region includes:
- the LOC132585812 gene encoding probable G-protein coupled receptor 33; its protein translation is MEKANMTVLSEKNDSTTIISTTHSLVAISPLNLAVAIFILVSFLVGTLINGLCLWVLGMKMKRTVNTLWFLHLILTYVVSSSYIPFLAVYSLLGFHWVFGIVMCKAVNFFGSLGMFTTIFLLTIVSLDRYFLIHHPVWSQYNRTISRAQRMIVVVWLTSFILSVPYLAFRETRVVEKSRIECVNNYALSGDWEDPGIEALRDHVHLTLFLVRFLLAFLIPFCIIMACYCGMGREIKKKKLVRNRKPVSVLVASVASFFVCWLPYHLYYASLLFKVGPDRLRLTLRVILFITMCFNFWVTPVLYLFVGERFQQVCKTSILALLKKAFVGISIAPEDDGSADDEGHLNNNQSNLEEGNHLPSL